GGTTTGGTTCTCGACAAGGGCGGCAAGGATGATAAGTCATTTAACTCTGCAGCCTACGAAGGCGCTACAAAAGCAGAAAAAGATCTCAAAATTGAATTGAAATATGTTGAGGCCACAGACACGAACGCAATTGAAAATCTGCATCGTGCGTTTGCTCGTAAAAACTTCGACTTGGTTATCGGCATTGGTTTCGCGCAAGCCGAAGCGGTTAAAAAAGTAGCTGCACAATTCCCGAATGTGAAATTTGCCATCGTTGATGGCGACATCACTGCACCGAATGTTCGCTCTTTGTTGTTTGCCGATCACGAAGGTTCTTTCCTGGTAGGAGCAGCAGCTGCTTTGAAGTCGAAAGACGGCAAACTCGGCTTTGTCGGCGGCATGGATATTCCACTGATCCGTCGTTTCCAGATGGGCTACGAGGCCGGCGCAAAACACATCAATCCTAAAGCGACTGTCATCACAAACTACATTGGCGTGACGAGTGAAGCTTGGAACAATCCTGCGAAGGCAAAAGAGTTGGCTTTGGCGCAAATCTCTCAAGGTGCGGATGTGATCTTTGTCGCTGCGGGCGCCTCTGGCTCCGGCGTTTTCGACGCTGTTGAAGAGAAGAAGAAACTCGCGATTGGTGTTGATTCCAACCAAAACTGGATGAAGCCGGGCTTTATCTTGACGAGTATGATGAAGCGCGTGGATGTGGCGGTTTACAACACGATTCAAGATACACAGAACGGTAAATTCACTGCGGGTCCGGTTCACTACGGTATCAAAGACAAAGGTGTTGATTACGCATTGGATGATAGCAACAAAAAGCTTCTCACACCAGATATCACAAAGAAATTAGATGATTTGAAAGCTCAAATCACAGCCGGTAAAATCAAGGTTCCTGACTACTACACTCAAGGGAAAAAGTAATTCCCATGTCAGGCCAGCCTGCTGTTGAATTCACTGGAGTTCTCAAACAGTTCGGAGATTGCATCTCGGTTCAGAAGTTGAGTTTTTCAGTTGCAGCAGGCAGCATCCACGCCATCGTCGGCGAAAACGGTGCGGGCAAATCCACTTCAATGAAAATACTCTTCGGGCTTTATCCGCCCGACGATGGCACTTTGAAAGTGAACGGCAAAGAAGTTCACTTTCACTCTCCGACAGATGCGATGAACCTCGGCATCGGGATGGTTCATCAGCACTTCATGCTGGCAGAACCTCTGAGCGCCTTAGATAATATTCTTCTCTTTCAGAAAAACACCAAAGCCTTTCAAAAGCTCAGCCGTCGTGAACACCGCGCGCGCCTGCAAAAGCTGGCCGAAGAATATCAGTTCGATATCAACTGGGATGTGCCGGTTCATCAGCTGTCCGTGGGAACTCAACAACGCATCGAGATTCTAAAAATTCTTTCGCAGGATTCAAAGATCATCATTCTGGATGAGCCAACGGCCGTGCTGACTCCCCAAGAGATTGATGACCTGTTTAAAAACTTGCGTAAGTTGAAAGCCGAAGGCCGCACAATCATCATCATCACGCACAAACTTAAAGAAGTGATGGCCGTTGCCGACGCCGTCACCGTTCTGCGTGCAGGGACTGCGACCGCAAATAAGAAAATCTCTGAAACCTCTGTTGAAGATCTCGCAGAGCACATGGTTGGCCGTAAGATCAAAAATCTTTCTCAGAGCAGCCGGACTCAATTTGCCAATCAGAACTTCGTCATGAAAATGACCGACGTGAATCAGGCTGACAAGCATGGCTCTTTGACCCACGTGAATCTGCAAGTTCGCACCGGCGAGATTGTCGGCATTGCGGGTGTCGAGGGCAACGGTCAGGATCAATTGATTCAAGCGCTTCTCGATCCGCACAATCTTAAAATCAAAGGTCAGATTGAAATTAAATCTCAATCAACTGTGAAGTTGAATGCCGCTCAGGTGCGCGCTTTGGGTTTAGCGGCGTTTCCAGAAGATCGCTTGCGCTTCGGTGTCATCAGCGAACGCCCGCTTTATGAAAACTTCATCTTGGGCTATCACAACTCTGCAGAGTATGCCCGCTTTGGCTTTTTGAATTTCAAAAATATCTTTGTAAAAACCAAAGCGGCGATGGAAAAATTTGACGTTCGCCCGCGCGATATTCAAATGCAGATTGGGCGTCTTTCTGGTGGTAACCAACAGAAGCTTGTCGTTGCGCGCGAACTGCAGAACAATCCTGATTTTATTTTAGCAGCCAAGCCCACGCGTGGCGTGGATATCGGTGCGATTGAATTTATCCATGAACAACTCTTAGAAGCCCGCAACCGCGGTGCTGGCATTTTGC
The sequence above is drawn from the Bdellovibrionales bacterium genome and encodes:
- a CDS encoding BMP family ABC transporter substrate-binding protein translates to MFKNLVLFFTILVCGIGSSTLSFAAPLKVGLVLDKGGKDDKSFNSAAYEGATKAEKDLKIELKYVEATDTNAIENLHRAFARKNFDLVIGIGFAQAEAVKKVAAQFPNVKFAIVDGDITAPNVRSLLFADHEGSFLVGAAAALKSKDGKLGFVGGMDIPLIRRFQMGYEAGAKHINPKATVITNYIGVTSEAWNNPAKAKELALAQISQGADVIFVAAGASGSGVFDAVEEKKKLAIGVDSNQNWMKPGFILTSMMKRVDVAVYNTIQDTQNGKFTAGPVHYGIKDKGVDYALDDSNKKLLTPDITKKLDDLKAQITAGKIKVPDYYTQGKK
- a CDS encoding ABC transporter ATP-binding protein, whose translation is MSGQPAVEFTGVLKQFGDCISVQKLSFSVAAGSIHAIVGENGAGKSTSMKILFGLYPPDDGTLKVNGKEVHFHSPTDAMNLGIGMVHQHFMLAEPLSALDNILLFQKNTKAFQKLSRREHRARLQKLAEEYQFDINWDVPVHQLSVGTQQRIEILKILSQDSKIIILDEPTAVLTPQEIDDLFKNLRKLKAEGRTIIIITHKLKEVMAVADAVTVLRAGTATANKKISETSVEDLAEHMVGRKIKNLSQSSRTQFANQNFVMKMTDVNQADKHGSLTHVNLQVRTGEIVGIAGVEGNGQDQLIQALLDPHNLKIKGQIEIKSQSTVKLNAAQVRALGLAAFPEDRLRFGVISERPLYENFILGYHNSAEYARFGFLNFKNIFVKTKAAMEKFDVRPRDIQMQIGRLSGGNQQKLVVARELQNNPDFILAAKPTRGVDIGAIEFIHEQLLEARNRGAGILLVSSELEELMTLSDRILVLFKGQIVAEFLRNNQYNEIEIGAAMGGHA